One stretch of Gopherus flavomarginatus isolate rGopFla2 chromosome 2, rGopFla2.mat.asm, whole genome shotgun sequence DNA includes these proteins:
- the LOC127045861 gene encoding uncharacterized protein LOC127045861, translating to MDSSAALASAPPSSAPSGSRSPMFSSGADREEWGPRFNCAPSTSAAASQGLAASGRKRKANFSNDETETLVWNVVRHFSALYGSESLRAHPVRRKQLWTQIQSRVNFLGYTERSIDDLKHKWRDLRLDVKKKITSKKHPPMNRAGGPLHKPRLTPLEKMVASTFLQASHDSEPEIIFDPDLFFPGASKQSIMSFQPAVSHPSIYIDTNGQPSSLPDVEGSAVPRLAVQSPDPSVICEYSRGEGQSSSAESGPELRTPEMSAMSPPLRNESLVSYASMSEEEEREGQEVDGCPSAAMGLQPGPEPQLSAEDSAKASRQAMLIRRCNSQGSMSSLPEDTLNHVDAHADWAHEGVSDIPSLGRVLDASQPEEEEGSQGPEVGSLPRVLMGPTWEKQQQQEEEQQQGRSPLHGALTEESLPSSASPQEDQPPAPVPPPRGLGCSWLREGRRESWRTNIHRLLDLEEQWDQLYHQELAMWQEERATQREERARDRELQFRLLGVLTDIRDELRYLRQERASTRQSQAPPAEAGPEASGLLDQPPKVEVSFPGPTLGSTGWGESAMASRNPYGSRGRGRRRGRPRGSASKHRRLFLTNS from the exons ATGGATTCCTCAGCTGCTCTGGCTTCTGCTCCTCCTTCTTCAGCTCCCTCTGGGTCCCGGAGCCCGATGTTTTCCTCAGGAGCCGACCGAGAGGAGTGGGGACCTAGGTTCAACTGTGCCCCTTCCACTTCTGCCGCAGCATCCCAGGGGTTGGCCGCATCTGGCCGGAAGAGGAAAGCCAACTTCTCCAACGATGAGACAGAGACTCTGGTCTGGAACGTGGTTCGGCACTTCAGCGCCCTCTACGGCTCCGAATCCCTCCGAGCTCATCCTGTGCGGCGGAAGCAGCTGTGGACCCAGATCCAGAGCCGGGTCAACTTCCTGGGCTACACCGAGCGCTCCATCGATGACCTCAAGCACAAGTGGCGAGACCTTCGGCTGGACGTCAAGAAGAAGATCACCTCCAAGAAGCATCCCCCTATGAACAGGGCAGGGGGGCCTCTCCACAAACCCCGCCTCACTCCCCTGGAGAAGATGGTGGCCTCCACCTTCTTACAGGCCAGCCATGATTCAGAGCCCGAGATCATCTTTGATCCCG ACTTGTTCTTCCCAGGTGCATCCAAGCAATCGATCATGTCCTTCCAGCCTGCAGTCAGCCACCCCAGCATCTACATAGACACCAATGGGCAGCCCTCCTCTTTGCCTGATGTGGAAGGTTCCGCTGTGCCCCGGCTCGCAGTCCAGAGTCCAGACCCTTCTGTGATCTGTGAATACAGCCGAGGCGAGGGGCAGAGCAGCTCAG CTGAATCAGGGCCGGAGCTGCGGACTCCAGAGATGTCGGCAATGTCCCCGCCTCTGAGAAATGAGTCCCTCGTCTCCTACGCCTCTATGTCGGAGGAGGAAGAGCGGGAAGGCCAGGAGGTGGACGGGTGCCCCAGTGCAGCGATGGGCCTTCAGCCTGGCCCGGAGCCCCAGCTGTCGGCAGAGGACAGCGCGAAGGCATCTCGGCAGGCCATGCTCATCCGCCGGTGCAATTCCCAGGGCTCCATGAGCTCCCTCCCCGAGGACACGCTCAATCACGTGGACGCTCATGCAGACTGGGCCCACGAAGGGGTCTCTGACATCCCCTCCTTGGGCAGGGTGCTTGATGCCTCCCAGCCGGAAGAGGAGGAGGGCAGCCAGGGCCCTGAGGTGGGCTCCTTGCCCAGGGTACTGATGGGGCCCAcgtgggagaagcagcagcagcaggaggaggagcagcagcaggggcgcTCCCCGCTGCATGGCGCGCTCACCGAGGAGTCCCTGCCCTCCTCCGCCTCACCTCAGGAGGACCAGCCCCCCGCCCCGGTGCCACCGCCGCGCGGCCTGGGCTGCTCTTGGCTTcgggagggcaggagggagagctGGAGGACTAACATCCACCGGCTGCTGGACCTGGAGGAGCAGTGGGACCAGCTGTACCACCAGGAGCTGGCCATGTGGCAGGAAGAGCGGGCCACGCAGCGCGAGGAGCGGGCgcgggacagggagctgcagttcCGCCTGCTGGGCGTCCTGACGGACATCCGGGACGAGCTGCGCTACCTGCGGCAGGAGCGGGCCAGCACGCGCCAGAGCCAGGCCCCGCCTGCCGAGGCGGGGCCTGAGGCCAGCGGGCTCTTAGACCAGCCACCCAAAGTGGAAGTCAGCTTCCCCGGGCCAACCCTGGGCAGCACCGGCTGGGGggagagcgccatggccagcaggaacCCCTATGGCagccgggggcgggggcggcgCCGGGGACGGCCGCGCGGTTCCGCCTCCAAACACAGACGCCTCTTCCTGACCAATAGCTAG